One genomic window of Thermoanaerobaculum aquaticum includes the following:
- the dapF gene encoding diaminopimelate epimerase: MRFAKWHGAGNDFLLFLPEDGPELEKNLPRWAPRLCHRQMGIGADGVLLLVPEGQATVRLLYFNRDGSRAAFCANGSRCAAAFAFRRLGLAAMVLHTDFAPIPAEVGQNRVTLQLPAPQPVVGWLELPVGQKTLRGFFLQVGVPHLVVPVSWQDFWSCPLEEAPALRAHPLLGPEGANVHFAQVVGRELALRSFERGVEAETLACGSGAVAAACVALAEGWLSPPVAVRTASGRVLEVEPLARDPWGPLRLSGPAEPVAEGEVAPELLETEEQS; the protein is encoded by the coding sequence ATGAGGTTTGCCAAGTGGCACGGGGCCGGCAACGACTTCCTGCTGTTCCTGCCGGAAGACGGCCCGGAGCTTGAGAAAAACCTGCCACGCTGGGCCCCCAGGCTCTGCCACCGGCAGATGGGCATCGGCGCCGACGGGGTGCTGCTCTTGGTCCCCGAAGGCCAGGCCACCGTTCGCCTCCTCTATTTCAACCGCGACGGCTCCCGAGCGGCCTTTTGCGCCAACGGCAGCCGCTGCGCCGCGGCGTTTGCCTTCCGCCGCTTGGGTTTGGCGGCCATGGTGCTCCACACCGACTTTGCCCCCATCCCCGCTGAAGTTGGGCAAAACCGCGTCACCCTCCAGCTGCCGGCACCGCAGCCGGTGGTGGGTTGGTTGGAGCTTCCTGTGGGCCAAAAGACCTTGCGGGGCTTTTTCCTGCAGGTGGGTGTTCCCCACCTGGTGGTGCCGGTGAGCTGGCAGGACTTTTGGTCTTGCCCGCTGGAAGAAGCCCCGGCCTTACGTGCCCACCCGCTTTTGGGCCCGGAAGGTGCCAACGTCCACTTTGCGCAGGTTGTTGGGCGGGAGCTAGCGCTGCGCTCCTTTGAGCGGGGCGTGGAGGCGGAAACCCTGGCCTGCGGCTCAGGGGCGGTGGCGGCAGCCTGCGTGGCGTTGGCTGAGGGCTGGCTTTCCCCACCGGTGGCGGTGCGCACCGCTTCCGGGCGGGTCCTGGAGGTGGAGCCGCTGGCTCGCGACCCCTGGGGCCCCCTGCGCCTTTCCGGACCGGCAGAGCCGGTGGCGGAAGGGGAGGTGGCTCCGGAGCTTTTGGAGACGGAAGAGCAGAGCTAA
- a CDS encoding fibronectin type III domain-containing protein codes for MRRALLLLLVLLAACGRKGPPLPPLREVPETTTDLVASQEENEVVLRWSYPALTRSGQPLRDLEAVEVWLTEVPPGQEKSLEGPQAVELKRQLILGRGKQVARLSGKALEAATRGSTLEYRESAVLPAGQAAPTLLYAVRSRRAKGGVSDFSNVVSFQVQSPPPPPSNLQAQPLAEGVALSWEAPAEASFRVERKEEKGSWQVLAENLAAPRYLDTTAQQGARYAYRVRTTVRQVTGPASPEVAVDYRDTFPPPVPSNLVCLPEPGRVVLRWDPGAEEGVRFKVFRRLGEGSWQHLSDDWASASYVDENPPTGELTYAVKAFDRQGNESAEATCTARGGS; via the coding sequence ATGAGACGAGCGCTTTTGCTGCTTTTGGTGTTGCTGGCCGCCTGTGGGCGCAAGGGTCCGCCGCTGCCGCCGCTGCGGGAGGTGCCGGAAACCACCACCGATCTGGTGGCCAGCCAAGAGGAAAACGAGGTGGTGTTGCGCTGGAGCTACCCGGCGCTCACCCGCTCCGGCCAGCCCCTCCGGGACTTGGAGGCGGTGGAGGTGTGGCTCACCGAGGTTCCCCCCGGGCAGGAAAAGAGCCTGGAGGGCCCGCAAGCGGTGGAGCTCAAGCGCCAGCTCATCCTGGGTCGCGGCAAGCAGGTGGCGCGCTTGAGCGGCAAGGCCCTGGAAGCCGCCACCCGCGGTTCCACCCTGGAATACCGGGAAAGCGCGGTCCTTCCCGCCGGGCAGGCGGCTCCCACCTTGCTTTACGCGGTCCGCTCCCGCCGGGCCAAAGGTGGGGTTTCGGACTTCTCCAACGTGGTGAGCTTCCAGGTGCAAAGCCCGCCGCCGCCACCATCCAACCTGCAAGCCCAGCCTCTGGCCGAAGGCGTGGCGTTAAGCTGGGAAGCACCGGCCGAGGCCAGCTTCCGCGTGGAGCGCAAGGAGGAAAAGGGAAGCTGGCAGGTGTTGGCGGAAAACCTGGCTGCGCCCCGCTATTTGGATACCACCGCGCAGCAGGGGGCCCGCTACGCCTACCGCGTGCGCACCACCGTCCGGCAGGTGACCGGCCCGGCCAGCCCCGAGGTGGCCGTGGACTACCGGGACACCTTTCCCCCTCCCGTGCCCAGCAACCTGGTGTGCCTCCCCGAGCCGGGGCGGGTGGTGCTGCGCTGGGACCCGGGCGCGGAGGAGGGCGTGCGCTTTAAGGTCTTCCGGCGCTTGGGGGAGGGGAGCTGGCAGCATTTGAGCGACGATTGGGCCAGCGCTTCTTACGTGGACGAAAACCCGCCCACCGGTGAGCTCACCTACGCGGTGAAGGCTTTCGACCGCCAGGGCAACGAATCGGCAGAAGCCACCTGCACGGCGCGAGGGGGATCATGA
- the hslU gene encoding ATP-dependent protease ATPase subunit HslU: MNEPLTPAAIVAELSRYIVGQEAAKKAVAIALRNRWRRQQLPPEVQKEVMPANIILIGPTGVGKTEIARRLARLANAPFVKVEASKFTEVGYVGRDVDSIVRDLVEAAVALVREEKAAKVRVAAQRAAEERLIELLMPKGASDPEETRRSLKRLLREGQLEKQEVELEVTENRAPNIAFLGGQGLESLELSLREAFGPLFAQRAQRRVTVAEARKILETEELERLLDKAEIEREAVRRAQESGIVFLDEIDKIASRGTPAAGPDVSREGVQRDLLPLVEGTTVNTRYGPVATDHVLFIAAGAFHVAKPSDLIPELQGRFPVRVELSPLSENDLLRILTQPEHALLKQHQALLATEGVTLEVTPDGAAEMARIAFELNRSGQNIGARRLVTVVEKVMEEVSFTAPERSGSRVVVDAEYVRQALAPLLQQEDLARYIL, encoded by the coding sequence GTGAACGAACCCCTGACCCCGGCAGCCATCGTGGCCGAGCTTTCCCGCTACATCGTGGGGCAGGAAGCGGCAAAAAAGGCGGTGGCCATTGCCCTTCGCAACCGCTGGCGGCGGCAGCAGCTTCCCCCCGAGGTGCAAAAGGAGGTCATGCCCGCCAACATCATCCTCATTGGGCCCACCGGCGTGGGCAAAACCGAAATTGCCCGCCGCCTCGCCCGCTTGGCCAACGCCCCCTTCGTGAAGGTAGAGGCCTCCAAGTTCACCGAGGTGGGCTACGTGGGGCGGGACGTGGACTCCATCGTGCGGGACCTGGTGGAAGCGGCGGTGGCCCTGGTGCGGGAGGAAAAGGCCGCCAAGGTGCGGGTCGCCGCGCAAAGGGCTGCCGAGGAAAGGCTCATTGAGCTGCTCATGCCGAAAGGCGCCTCCGACCCTGAGGAAACCCGCCGCTCCCTCAAGCGGCTCCTCCGCGAAGGGCAGCTGGAAAAACAGGAAGTGGAGCTGGAGGTCACGGAAAACCGCGCCCCCAACATTGCCTTTTTGGGCGGTCAAGGGCTGGAAAGCCTGGAGCTTTCCCTGCGGGAGGCCTTTGGTCCGCTTTTCGCCCAGCGGGCCCAGCGCCGGGTTACGGTGGCGGAAGCCCGCAAGATCCTGGAAACCGAAGAGCTCGAGCGGCTCTTGGACAAGGCGGAAATCGAGCGGGAGGCAGTGCGGCGGGCGCAGGAGTCGGGCATCGTGTTTTTGGACGAAATTGACAAGATCGCCTCCCGGGGAACTCCCGCCGCCGGTCCTGACGTGTCCCGGGAAGGGGTGCAGCGGGACCTGTTGCCCCTGGTGGAGGGCACCACCGTCAACACCCGCTACGGGCCGGTGGCCACCGACCACGTGCTGTTCATTGCCGCCGGGGCCTTTCACGTGGCCAAGCCCTCGGATTTGATCCCCGAGCTGCAGGGCCGCTTCCCGGTGCGGGTAGAGCTTTCCCCCTTGAGCGAAAACGACCTCTTGCGCATCCTTACCCAGCCCGAGCACGCGCTTTTAAAGCAGCACCAGGCGCTTTTGGCCACGGAGGGGGTAACGTTGGAGGTCACCCCCGACGGTGCGGCGGAAATGGCACGCATTGCCTTTGAGCTCAACCGCAGCGGTCAAAACATCGGCGCGCGCCGGCTGGTGACGGTGGTGGAAAAGGTCATGGAGGAGGTTTCCTTCACCGCCCCCGAGCGCAGCGGGAGCCGGGTGGTGGTGGACGCGGAGTACGTGCGCCAGGCCTTGGCGCCCCTTTTGCAGCAGGAAGATTTGGCCCGGTACATCCTATGA
- the hslV gene encoding ATP-dependent protease subunit HslV has translation MEHFHHTTICAVRREGVTALACDGQVTLGSTVLKHGASKLRRLAGGRVLAGFAGSVADALALFTRFEAKLEEFGTNLERAAVELARDWRTDRALRHLEALMIVADRDKLLLLSGSGEVIVPDDGILAVGSGGPLALAAARALVQFTTLPAPEVAREALRIAAGIDLYTNDRITVEVVP, from the coding sequence ATGGAGCACTTTCATCACACCACCATTTGCGCCGTGCGGCGGGAGGGGGTCACCGCCCTGGCCTGCGACGGGCAGGTGACGCTGGGCAGCACGGTGCTCAAGCATGGGGCTTCCAAGCTCAGGAGGCTAGCCGGCGGACGGGTGTTGGCGGGCTTTGCCGGCTCCGTGGCCGATGCGCTCGCGCTTTTTACGCGGTTTGAGGCCAAGCTGGAGGAGTTTGGCACCAACCTGGAACGGGCGGCGGTGGAGCTGGCCCGCGACTGGCGCACCGACCGTGCCTTACGGCATCTGGAAGCGCTCATGATCGTGGCCGATCGCGACAAGCTCCTGCTCTTGTCGGGAAGCGGCGAGGTGATCGTCCCCGATGACGGTATTCTGGCTGTGGGCTCCGGCGGGCCCTTGGCGCTAGCTGCGGCGCGGGCGTTGGTGCAGTTCACCACCCTCCCGGCTCCCGAGGTTGCCCGGGAAGCCCTGCGCATTGCCGCCGGCATTGACCTTTACACCAACGACCGCATTACCGTGGAGGTGGTGCCGTGA
- a CDS encoding OmpA family protein, with the protein MGLWFAASLASADEEPPDAQARAVAALPNARVLQLVLPPPKVIVGIAGSNGSAKAVAGSATGLQQVLADLKARTVGQEIRIDLAADVLFDFDQEVVRQEAAATLAKVGEVIRAYPGARVRVEGHTDSIGDEAYNVRLSERRAHAVVEWLTSRHGLPAAAFAVRGWGESKPVAGNTKADGSDNPSGRQKNRRVEIVVVQGP; encoded by the coding sequence GTGGGGCTGTGGTTTGCTGCGTCGCTGGCGAGCGCCGACGAGGAACCGCCCGATGCCCAGGCCCGGGCGGTGGCAGCGCTGCCCAATGCCCGAGTGCTCCAGCTGGTGCTGCCTCCGCCAAAGGTGATCGTCGGAATTGCGGGCAGTAACGGTTCAGCCAAGGCGGTGGCGGGGAGTGCTACCGGTCTGCAGCAGGTCCTTGCCGATCTAAAGGCCCGCACGGTGGGCCAGGAGATCCGCATTGATTTGGCCGCCGACGTGCTTTTCGACTTTGACCAGGAAGTGGTTCGGCAGGAAGCGGCCGCGACGCTGGCCAAGGTGGGCGAGGTGATCCGCGCGTACCCGGGAGCTCGGGTGCGGGTGGAAGGGCACACCGACAGCATTGGCGACGAAGCCTACAACGTGCGGCTTTCCGAGCGCCGAGCCCACGCGGTGGTGGAGTGGCTGACCAGCCGGCATGGGCTGCCGGCTGCGGCGTTTGCGGTCAGGGGTTGGGGTGAGAGCAAGCCGGTGGCCGGCAACACCAAGGCCGATGGCAGCGACAATCCCTCGGGCCGCCAAAAAAACCGCCGGGTGGAAATCGTGGTGGTTCAAGGGCCGTGA
- the xerC gene encoding tyrosine recombinase XerC, with protein sequence MSWQVDSFASFLEHERNYSAHTLRAYLREVEGFIAFCQSELGLSQPQAVTPAAVRSYLAHLHERKLARTSLQRALAAVRTYFRFLAREGVVASNPARVVPTPKAPKRLPEVPTVAQLSEMLEALPATPQGLRDRVALELLYGCGLRASELAGLNLDDVDLSRRLVRVLGKGRKERIVPFGREAEKALRAYLPVRAELRQKVHEEDGDPLIVNLQGRRLSDRSLRRILERAVRQLAVVHRIHPHTLRHAFATHLLEAGMDLRAIQELLGHASLSTTQRYTHLDLAHLMEVYRKAHPKA encoded by the coding sequence GTGTCCTGGCAAGTGGACAGCTTTGCCTCGTTCCTCGAGCACGAACGCAACTACTCGGCGCACACGCTCCGCGCCTACCTGCGAGAAGTGGAGGGGTTCATCGCCTTTTGCCAAAGCGAGCTTGGCCTTTCCCAACCCCAAGCGGTGACCCCCGCAGCGGTGCGCTCTTACCTTGCCCACCTGCACGAGAGGAAGCTGGCCCGTACCTCGCTCCAGCGGGCTTTGGCGGCGGTGCGCACCTACTTCCGGTTTTTGGCCCGGGAGGGGGTGGTGGCCAGCAACCCTGCCCGGGTGGTGCCCACCCCCAAGGCCCCCAAGCGGCTCCCCGAGGTGCCCACGGTAGCCCAGCTTTCGGAAATGCTGGAAGCCCTGCCTGCCACCCCCCAGGGGCTGCGGGACCGGGTGGCACTGGAGCTGCTTTATGGCTGTGGCCTGAGAGCTTCCGAGCTGGCGGGGTTAAACCTCGACGATGTGGACCTGTCCCGGCGTCTGGTGAGGGTCCTGGGCAAGGGGCGGAAGGAGCGCATCGTGCCCTTTGGCCGGGAAGCGGAAAAGGCCCTGCGGGCGTACCTTCCGGTGCGGGCTGAGCTGCGGCAAAAGGTGCACGAGGAGGACGGGGACCCGCTCATCGTGAACCTCCAGGGGAGGAGGCTTTCCGACCGCTCGTTGCGGCGCATCCTGGAGCGGGCGGTGCGACAGCTGGCGGTCGTTCACAGAATCCACCCCCACACCTTGCGCCACGCTTTCGCCACCCATCTCTTGGAAGCCGGCATGGATCTTCGCGCCATCCAAGAGCTTTTAGGCCACGCTTCCCTGTCCACCACCCAGCGCTACACCCACCTGGACCTCGCCCACCTCATGGAGGTGTACCGCAAAGCCCATCCCAAGGCTTAG